The genomic DNA ATGGAAGATGACTGGAAGAAGCTGAGGTGGAGCGATCCTCATTACTGCAGGCGGGCTCTCGGCCTCAAGGTCAAGGCTGATCCTCTGGGCGGGGCCCCCAGAGCCAGGGGTATCGTTCTGGAGAAGGTGGGCGTCGAGGCGAAACAGCCGAACTCAGCCATACGCAAGTGTGTGAGGATACAGCTGATAAAGAACGGAAGACAGGTCACGGCATTCTGTCCCGGTGATGGTGCCATAGGGTTCATAGACGAGCACGATGAGGTCGTGGTCGAGAGGATCGGCGGAAGGATGGGACGATCGATGGGCGACATACCCGGCGTGAGGTTCAAGGTCGTAGCGGTGAACAATGTCTCCCTCGAGGAGATGGTCTCGGGCCGCAAGGAGAAGCCGGTAAGGTGATTTTGTGAAGGTATTTGGAAAGTGGGATGCATCAGAGGTGGAGATCCCGGATCTGAGCGTAAAGGGCTACATCAACCTGAAGCCGAGGATTGTGCTGCACACCGGCGGCAGGCATGCGAAGCAGCAGTTCAAGAAGTCCGAGCTTCACGTGGTCGAGCGTCTGATCAACAAGATGATGAGGAAGGAGAAGAACACAGGGCAGAAGCAGATCGCATACAGGATAGTGGAGGAGGCCTTCGACATAATCCATTCGCGGACGAAGGAGAACCCTCTGTCCGTCCTGGTCAGGGCCATCTCAAACGCAGGACCGCGTGAGGAGGTTGTCAGGCTCAAATACGGTGGTATCACTGTTCCAAAGGCTGTGGATACCGCACCTCAGAGACGCGTCGATACCGCGCTGATGCTCATAGCAAAGGGCGCATGGCAGGCATCTTTCAAGAGCAGGCGCTCCATCCAGAACTGCCTGGCAGATGAGATCATAGCTGCTGCAAATTACGACGTGAAGAGCTTCGCTGTCAGCAGGAAGGACAGCATTGAGCGTGTGGCAAAGGCCGCCAGGTAGATCTGGCTGCCAC from Methanothrix thermoacetophila PT includes the following:
- a CDS encoding 30S ribosomal protein S12, with amino-acid sequence MGMGINAARKMEDDWKKLRWSDPHYCRRALGLKVKADPLGGAPRARGIVLEKVGVEAKQPNSAIRKCVRIQLIKNGRQVTAFCPGDGAIGFIDEHDEVVVERIGGRMGRSMGDIPGVRFKVVAVNNVSLEEMVSGRKEKPVR
- a CDS encoding 30S ribosomal protein S7, whose product is MKVFGKWDASEVEIPDLSVKGYINLKPRIVLHTGGRHAKQQFKKSELHVVERLINKMMRKEKNTGQKQIAYRIVEEAFDIIHSRTKENPLSVLVRAISNAGPREEVVRLKYGGITVPKAVDTAPQRRVDTALMLIAKGAWQASFKSRRSIQNCLADEIIAAANYDVKSFAVSRKDSIERVAKAAR